The genomic segment AAGGGTTTTTATTTATTCTTATCTAGTTGTATTTGTAGTTATTATTTTGTAAATTTACGAGGTAAACCAATAACGAAACGCTAATGAAAGAAGACGAAAAATTTGCTGTCCGCTCTTATAGTAAGTCCGACTTGGCACACCTGTACAACCCCAACATGCCTTTGATTTCGGCCATGCGGAAACTGCGCTGCTGGATTCAGCGAAACGAAGATCTCTACGAGAAATTGTATTGTGGAAAGGAGGGTAAGAATGATCATTACTATACCCGCCGGCAGGTAGAACTTATTGTAACTTATTTGGGAGAGCCTTGACGGCCCTCCCGTTTTTTTTGTTTGATCACCGGTGCTTACCTGGCATTTCGCAGGAGCCATTCCATTGGCGGCACGTAGTTGCCAATGCGCGTCATGCTTTGGTTGTGGCCGAAGTACACATTGCCCGTTTGCCCGTTGCGGTGCTTGGCAATGATGGCAATGCCCAGTCCTTCGGCAGGGTAGCCGCTCTCTTTGTCCGTAGCCAGTTGCGCCATGGCGGGGCGGAAAAGCAGCATTACCACATCCGCATCCTGTTCGATGGTGCCACTCTCGCGGAGGTCGGCCAGCATCGGCCGTCGCCCCGGTCTGTTCTCCGACTCACGGTTAAGCTGGCTCAGGAGAATCACCGGGATGTTCAGGTCGCCCTTCTGCCAACCCGCCGTGATGCGGTCGAGATCTGTGAGCCCCGTGGGGATGCCCGTAATGCCCTCTTTGTTGTTGTGCATGCGCACTTCCGCTTCCGTCAGCGTGTCGGTCATCAGCGTGTCCAGTTCGCGCAGGCGCGTGGTGCGTCCAAATTCATTCTCTATCATATCGAGCAATTTGTAGGCTTCGCCGATGGTGTCGCTCGATCGGTTGTTTCGTCGGCCGCAGTCCAAACAAGCGGTTGAAACCCACTATCATCTGGCGGCGCACAAACTTTTCGCGCACCACCATGACATGATATTCCAGGTGCGCACAGCTGGCCACCTTGGCACTGAGTTGTGTTACAAAGAACGGGCCGCCCACCTCGTCGAGCTCTCCACGCCGGCGCAGCTCCTCGGTCACGGTGAGAATATCGATCTGCGTGCCCGCCCCGTGCATGGTCTGCATGGCTGCAAAAATCTTTTCGTGTCTGGAGTCGTAGAACATTTCCGGACGTAGTTTGGAGCTCAC from the uncultured Bacteroides sp. genome contains:
- a CDS encoding DUF4248 domain-containing protein, coding for MKEDEKFAVRSYSKSDLAHLYNPNMPLISAMRKLRCWIQRNEDLYEKLYCGKEGKNDHYYTRRQVELIVTYLGEP